A window of Castanea sativa cultivar Marrone di Chiusa Pesio chromosome 8, ASM4071231v1 genomic DNA:
TAGGAAGCATGGTAACTTCAAACTGGTAGCCATGCCATATCCATATCGGATGCATATCTGGTACGGATACTCTTGGATACCTTGGGATACTTAAACTTCCTTTCTCTCtagtttttagtatttagaCATTTTATGCGCATTTGTTGTTTATCTCGTAAACTATAATAAATTAGCATAGTGtgtacttatccaaaaaaaaactgtaaatttGCATATTATGTACttagaaaatatttgtttatataataattaattaattattaatgccgtatcatattctaaatttttaagaattgaTGTATCCCCATGTCCGTATTGTATCATATATGTCTCTCATGTCCTTATTGGTGCTTTCTATCCTAGCTTCTAATATTAACATATAAATAGCTATTGAACTTTTCACTTTTGGGTCAAGATACTGTGACCCATAGGGATGGTCATACACCGCCATATATAACTGTGGTAGATGTATGGTTCCCACCCCCCCGCCCCCCCCTTTTTCCTCTCTGCCTTTATTAACCAAGAGCAGTTTAGTTGGATTATGTTTTATCGATTTGCTTGGAATAACTGAAATTGTTGTCCACTTGGGGTCAttcttaatttataataaaCACTTGTTCTTTTGCATGTATATTATCAATATTCGTATCTTTGTCTGTCTCTTTAAAATCTACACACGCATTCACACAAAGACACTTATTCTCATGCTGATATCGTTTACAAACCCACCAGGTATCAGTAATTGGTGTTTGAATTTGTTTGGTGGCATTATGTCTAAGAGAAGTACGTATTAATTGTCTTACGGTTGATTACCTTCCTGGTTAGATTGATAAGTTGCAATCTACTTTTCACCAATGGGAGCATATTCCTTCCAATACTGGAGAGCGAGTAAATCTTATAAAGGAGCTGCTTGCTGGTTGTGAGAGCATTGAGTGGCAGGTACATCCAATATTATTATGTAttcaaattgattattttttccTGTTGTAGTGATTTGAGATCCATCTTGGGTTTCCATTGTGTTATTGAATATTAAAGGGTCAGCGAGAAGTTGATGAGGGTGTGAATAAATCTTCTAATCCAATTTACTCTTATCTTACCTTTACTTGTGCGACTTGACAATCAAATTTCCTTATTCTATACTAACTTGATAGCAATAAAGATTTTTATGACTTTTGGCCTTTGTTACACTATTTACCTCTGTCTGCAATTGCTGAAGTCCTGCTTTCTTGATAGGAAGGTGGATGAATTGGACAAAACAATTGCTGTAGCAGCTAGAGATCCTGCTTGGTATGGCATTGATGAAGTGGAGATTGAAAAACGAAGGAGATGGACCGGCACTGCTCGCACTCAGGTATTTTCTTGTGCAACTGTATTGTATTAACAAGCTTCAGCTACAGCAAGTAAAGTAGTGAACCTTGTCATTTGCAACGATGGCTTAACAAAGTTTGAATTGTACTTACCATGATTAGCCAAAGAGTGTTCAAGTTATGTTGTGTATTACACAGAACGTTGCATCATGAGCTGTTTGCTTCTTTTTGTATCTGTATCACACACTAAGCCCAAAAATCATTTCAAAGTTGTTATTGTGTGCATTTGTCCACTCAAAACTAATGgtgtttatataaaaatttaacctGTAGTATAGTTTTGATTCTGTCACATACAGCGTATTACATGGTGCACCCATGGCCTGTATGTGCTGTGCGGATCTCCTAAATGATTGCGATACTTCATTAGGTGAGGTCTGTAAAGAAAGCGGTGGAAGCTGGAAAGGAGTTGAATGGTACTAGCAGTACTAGTGTGAATGGGATGCATAGAGAACTAATGAGGCTGCCAAATTCTCATCAGACAGACAGATCCAACCAGTATGCTGGCGAGGATGACGATGACTTTATAGCATCAGAATCAGATAGACAGTTGCTTCTTATAAAGTAATGTTGTCATTTCCTACTCCCTTCTGTGCGCACATGAGCTGAATCatacatattttatatttagttaaTATGTGCATGCGCCATCTTAAAAAAACTGGgtcctttctaaaaaaaaagtttggatcTTTTATGTTCTAACAGTCACTTTCCtcactaggtttttttttaaatttaaattttaaattttttattatttattatttattatttttatatttactttataaataaaaaacaaaaaaaaaaaactagcaagGAAAGTGAGTTTATTTAACtcaaggaaatgaaaaaaaggtaaagaaagACCTAAAATAACTTATTAGTAGTAAAAAAGGACGTGTTAAGTATGGAGGTAACAAAGATTATGActtcaaataaaatagaatgatGAAACAAAACATATGTGGCCGATCCTGATTAATTTTTTGAGGATCTACAACAAACTCCCAAATTTTTAGATTAAGTCTTGGTTGTTTTAGTATTAAGAACaaaatcaatgttatttttttttgttgtagttTCTGATATTTTAATTATGTAAGTGATCGTTCATATGTACTTTTAATCACGTGTAATTAAAATACATTTAGATGATCATCTAATCTAATGGATTGGAATAGATTCCTTTCAAACCACTTTGGAGGaaaagtttatttaaaaaaaaaagattacccttttttttttatttaatgtacACTGGTTATATCATTTGTAAAtcccaatttttaaaatatagatCATGCCAATAAGCTCTAGCGAAAAAATGGCACCTCCCCTTAGTAAGATCAAGGCAAAAGGTACTtatattacataaatatttttttaaaatgtggtgagggtgaggttgtgggtttaaGATCCACAAGGTGTGTAATTACTAATAAGAAATATACCAatcataaaaatttttattttccaagtTTTCTTGAGTTAGTAAAGTAAATCTTATTGATAGAAATAAGAATTCAATTTGTAGTTTTCACTTTCACATCGCTTCTATTAGATTCCTATATCTGCTGGATGTCCCCAAGTTATTACAAAGATTAACcattgtatgtaaaaatgggtGATGCTCCATCAATTTTGTTGATGTGCTGACTTATGATAGTTTATGACTTGCCCacctcaaaataagaaaatgaaaaaagaaaaaaagctgcTCTGACTAGACAGAACAGGAGGTGACCTGTTATTTTAGTAGCATCAGGATCAGGTTGCATCATTTTTAGGAACAAGCAGTTTAGTCCATAAGATCTTTCATTTTTGATTTGTTATGGTTGTCATTTTGTGCTTGTAGGCAACAGGATGAGGAGTTAGATGAGCTTGGTGCAAGTCTGGTAAGAATTGGAGATGTTGGGCTTACCATACACGATGAGCTCCTTGGGCAGGTAAAGACTTTAAAGCTTGCATTTCCTTTTGATGCCTCTACCACAAATCCACCAACTAAAAGTTATGCACAACTTATGGTGCATGTTTTTTCTATAAGCATTTTGATGCACGAGTAACACTCTTGCACCTaatacttttaagttttaacttatCTTGATGAACTCTAAAAATGATCATTTTTGCTGATTTGTTATACTAAAATGTGAAATCTTTTGGTGCTTCAGGAGAAGATTCTAGATGATTTGGGCATGGAAATGGATAGTACATCAAATCGTCTTGATTTTGTTCAGGTGAACCTTTATCGCTTTACCTGTAGGTTTGAATCTAAGATTATATTTTCCAACTCTGCAAAAAATGGACCACCCTACCAATAATCCAAAATTCAGAAGTTGGGCTACTCTTTAGTCCTCTAATAATAAGTTGGCTGTAGCTTCACAATTCTAGCTAATTAAAAGAAGGACAAagttagctacaaaattggttgtagccttagtctacaaccttacttaatatctttttattaaaggtgaattttgacaaatccaccattagattacatattCTTCTTATATACTCCATGCatacaaaatttctagaaaattaaagatcaataattatgcCATCAATAAgttgtttaaattgcaatttttgtagtttataattatgcataaaatataagtttatagatcat
This region includes:
- the LOC142608458 gene encoding syntaxin-61-like, yielding MPSAQDPFYVVKEEIQESIDKLQSTFHQWEHIPSNTGERVNLIKELLAGCESIEWQVDELDKTIAVAARDPAWYGIDEVEIEKRRRWTGTARTQVRSVKKAVEAGKELNGTSSTSVNGMHRELMRLPNSHQTDRSNQYAGEDDDDFIASESDRQLLLIKQQDEELDELGASLVRIGDVGLTIHDELLGQEKILDDLGMEMDSTSNRLDFVQKKVAMVMKKAGIKGQIMMILFLVVLFIVLFVLVFLT